AAACGAGGCAATATGTTAACACCAGCTACACAAAAATCGTCTGGCGATTGTTCAGATGTGACAACCAATAAAAACACCACAAATCCAACCAACGAAAAAATTAACTTGCTTAACTTCACTAGACAACAGTTAAGAGAGTTTTTTATTTCCTTAGGGGAAAAACCATTTAGAGCTGATCAAGTGATGAAATGGATCTATCATTTTGGGATAGATGATTTTGATCTGATGACCGACATTAACAAAAAGCTCCGTGAACAACTAAAAAAATTAGCTGAAATTAAAGCACCTAAAATTGCTCTTGAACAACGATCATCGGATGGTACCATTAAATGGGCGTTAGATGTGGGTAATAATCAGATGATTGAATCGGTTTATATCCCTGAACGTGATCGAGCAACTTTGTGCGTATCATCACAAGTGGGATGTGCGCTTGAATGTAAATTCTGTTCAACTGCTCAGCAAGGTTTTAATCGCAATTTAACCGTTTCTGAAATTATTGGCCAGGTTTGGCGAGCATCAAATGCGATTGGTGTCACAGGTAAATTAGCCGATCGGCCTATCACGAATGTTGTTATGATGGGTATGGGTGAACCTTTACTTAATTTATCTAATGTTGCACCAGCAATGGAAATCATGTTAGATGATTTTGGTTATGGTTTATCAAAAAGACGTGTCACACTTTCAACCTCTGGCGTAGTACCGGCATTAGATAAATTGGCAGGAATGATTGATGTTGCTTTAGCTATTTCACTTCATGCACCAAATGATGAAATCCGAAGTGAAATAATGCCAATTAACCAAAAATATAATATGGCAATGCTACGTGATTCAATTTTACGTTATCTATCAACATCAAATGCTAATCACGGTAAGGTGACAATTGAATATGTTTTACTCAATCAAATCAATGATAGTGTTGAACATGCGCATGAACTGGCAAAATTCTTAAAAAATGTGCCTAGTAAGATCAATTTAATTCCATGGAATCCATTCCCTGGAGCACCTTATTCTCGTTGTTCAAATACCCGAATTGATCGCTTTATGAAAACATTAATGGGGTATGGATTTACGGTTATTGTTCGTAAAACACGTGGTGATGATATTGATGCGGCTTGCGGGCAACTTGCTGGAGAAGTGGTTGATCGTACTAAACGCACACTATATAAGAAACAAAACCTTATTCAACAATAAAAAGGAGTTGTGGATGAAAGGCGTATTAATTGCATTAATTAGTATGTTAATACTAGCTGGCTGTCAAACAAATGCTCGTGAAGAATTTGATCCTGAAGCAGCGGCACTCGCTAGAATGCGATTGGGGTTAGGCTACTTAGCTAAAGCCAATGAATCCGAGGATAATGTTAAAGCTGCACATTATAATCTAAAATTAGCCGCTCAATATTCCCCCAATAATCCACAAGTGATGCTGGCAATGGCAATGTTTGATCAGCATGTTGGTGAATATAATGAAGCAGAAATGATCTACAAACGTATTACATTAATGCAACCTGGTAATGGCTTATTTCATGTCCATTATGGCTCCTTTTTATGTGGCAGGAATCGTTATCAAGAAGCCAAAGAACAATTTAGCAAAAGCCTAGAATTTGATCGACACCGCTGGAAAGCCGATACCTACGAGCAATATGGTTATTGTGCGATTCAAAATGGAGATACAAAAACGGCAGATCTTATGTTCAAACAACTTTTTGAATATGATTCAAACCGCCGAAATAATGTAATAAAAACAGCAGAATTTTATAAAAACAAAGGCGATAAAAAGATAGCTAACTATCTATTTTTAATATCAAAAAAATAAATTATAAAAATTAAAATAAAAATCATTAGAAGCAAGAGTAAATATCATGAGTTTTTGGGCTATTTTATTATTAGCATTAGCCATGTCGACTGATGCATTTGCGGTAGCGGTTTGTCGTGGCGTTTCGCTTAAATCAACACCCTTTTTCGGTGCATTAAAAGTAGGCGTTTTATTTGGCTTTATCGAAGCTATTACCCCTATACTAGGCTGGTTTATTGGCTATATTGCACTTCAATATATTGAAAACTGGGATCATTGGATCATTTTTGCCGTCATGCTTTTGTTAGGTCTTAATATGATTTATCATAGTTTTAAAGAAGAAAACGATGAAAATG
This Gilliamella sp. ESL0443 DNA region includes the following protein-coding sequences:
- a CDS encoding bifunctional tRNA (adenosine(37)-C2)-methyltransferase TrmG/ribosomal RNA large subunit methyltransferase RlmN, which codes for MLTPATQKSSGDCSDVTTNKNTTNPTNEKINLLNFTRQQLREFFISLGEKPFRADQVMKWIYHFGIDDFDLMTDINKKLREQLKKLAEIKAPKIALEQRSSDGTIKWALDVGNNQMIESVYIPERDRATLCVSSQVGCALECKFCSTAQQGFNRNLTVSEIIGQVWRASNAIGVTGKLADRPITNVVMMGMGEPLLNLSNVAPAMEIMLDDFGYGLSKRRVTLSTSGVVPALDKLAGMIDVALAISLHAPNDEIRSEIMPINQKYNMAMLRDSILRYLSTSNANHGKVTIEYVLLNQINDSVEHAHELAKFLKNVPSKINLIPWNPFPGAPYSRCSNTRIDRFMKTLMGYGFTVIVRKTRGDDIDAACGQLAGEVVDRTKRTLYKKQNLIQQ
- a CDS encoding manganese efflux pump MntP family protein codes for the protein MSFWAILLLALAMSTDAFAVAVCRGVSLKSTPFFGALKVGVLFGFIEAITPILGWFIGYIALQYIENWDHWIIFAVMLLLGLNMIYHSFKEENDENDDQKPLSSKSFLILVLTAISTSIDAFAIGVGLALASVNIYFASTMIGLATCIMVTLGLLLGKKIGCLIGKKASFIGGIVLIIIGSITLYQHLTS